Proteins encoded in a region of the Moritella marina ATCC 15381 genome:
- a CDS encoding putative 2-aminoethylphosphonate ABC transporter ATP-binding protein — MNTYLNINNLVKKFGSFTALSDISLQINQGEFICFLGPSGCGKTTLLRAIAGLDLATSGCILQDGKDTTFLPPEKRDFGIVFQSYALFPNLTVAENISVGLHNQGKSVAEAVDIVNHWLGIIGLESSAPKYPNQLSGGQQQRVALARALALSPGLLLLDEPLSALDAQVRTHLREEIRSLQRKLGITTIMVTHDQEEALAMADRIVVMNHGVIEQVGTPQEIYDKPASRFVAEFVGNMNFIASSVISDDQIRIAETLLPKPKRELTRGDMFDLAVRPEDIEFSNDSQAIPVQIKSMEFQGTYVRTECQLVGNMNGSMIKVDVPIRDVRKLELANGEFRRISYSDDFSHTFPRKNNKKSTQAVGI; from the coding sequence ATGAACACGTATCTCAATATCAATAATCTTGTTAAAAAATTCGGTAGTTTCACCGCATTAAGCGACATATCTTTGCAGATCAATCAAGGCGAGTTCATCTGCTTTTTAGGCCCTTCAGGCTGTGGTAAAACAACCTTACTTCGCGCAATCGCAGGCCTCGACTTAGCAACATCTGGTTGCATCTTACAAGATGGTAAAGACACCACATTTTTACCGCCAGAAAAGCGAGACTTTGGCATTGTATTTCAATCTTACGCCCTCTTCCCTAACTTAACCGTAGCCGAAAATATCAGCGTGGGTTTGCACAACCAAGGTAAATCAGTGGCTGAAGCTGTCGATATTGTCAATCACTGGTTAGGCATTATTGGTTTAGAAAGTTCAGCGCCTAAATACCCCAATCAACTGTCCGGTGGTCAACAGCAACGTGTTGCGCTCGCACGTGCATTAGCGTTATCGCCAGGACTATTACTATTAGACGAACCTCTTTCAGCATTAGATGCGCAAGTACGAACTCACCTGCGAGAAGAAATTCGCTCATTGCAACGTAAGCTAGGTATTACCACCATTATGGTTACCCATGATCAAGAAGAAGCCTTAGCAATGGCCGACCGTATTGTCGTCATGAATCATGGTGTCATTGAGCAAGTCGGTACACCACAAGAAATTTATGATAAACCCGCATCGCGCTTTGTGGCAGAGTTTGTTGGTAACATGAATTTCATCGCTAGCTCAGTGATCAGCGATGACCAAATCCGTATCGCCGAAACGTTATTACCAAAACCAAAACGTGAATTAACCCGCGGTGACATGTTTGATCTCGCCGTTCGCCCTGAAGATATTGAATTTAGCAATGATAGCCAAGCCATTCCCGTGCAAATTAAGTCAATGGAATTTCAAGGGACTTACGTACGCACAGAATGCCAATTAGTCGGTAATATGAATGGCTCGATGATCAAAGTCGATGTGCCAATTCGAGACGTCAGAAAATTAGAATTAGCCAATGGTGAGTTCCGCCGTATTAGTTATAGCGATGATTTTAGCCATACTTTCCCACGAAAAAATAACAAAAAAAGCACGCAAGCGGTAGGGATATAA
- a CDS encoding putative 2-aminoethylphosphonate ABC transporter substrate-binding protein, whose product MKQRWMIGSIAALGALFTAPVFAAEEVVVYTAFETDVLAKYKVAFEQANPDIEIKWVRDSTGIMTAKLLAEKNNPRAEVVWGLAGSSMALLKNAGILKPYSPKGVENLRTSMIDPEENKAWYGNDAWFNAICFNEYVAKQYNLPKPTSWDDLLKPVYKGHIAMPNPASSGTGYMQVSAWLQTMGEDKGWRYMAKLNNNIAHYTHSGSKPCVQAGMGEVAIGVSMALRGAKLKTQGAPLDVILPDGGIGWESEAVGLVKPSAAAKRVVDWSISKQANELYNESYALVGHKDVSKAVTNYPNVQDAMVEMDFGKMANDRKVVLRTWSDKFDSKSEAK is encoded by the coding sequence ATGAAACAACGTTGGATGATAGGTTCTATCGCTGCCCTAGGCGCCTTGTTTACTGCACCAGTATTTGCCGCAGAAGAAGTGGTTGTTTACACCGCCTTTGAAACGGATGTATTAGCAAAATACAAAGTAGCCTTTGAACAAGCGAACCCGGACATCGAAATTAAATGGGTACGCGATTCAACAGGTATCATGACGGCTAAGTTGCTTGCAGAAAAAAATAATCCGCGTGCTGAAGTTGTTTGGGGTCTTGCTGGTTCATCAATGGCACTGCTTAAAAACGCGGGTATCTTAAAACCTTACTCTCCAAAAGGCGTCGAAAATCTGCGTACTAGCATGATCGACCCAGAAGAAAATAAAGCTTGGTATGGTAATGACGCTTGGTTTAATGCCATCTGTTTTAACGAATACGTCGCAAAACAATATAACTTACCAAAACCAACATCGTGGGATGACCTACTGAAACCGGTTTACAAAGGTCATATCGCTATGCCAAACCCGGCATCATCAGGCACGGGTTACATGCAAGTGTCAGCATGGTTACAAACCATGGGTGAAGATAAAGGCTGGCGCTACATGGCGAAGCTGAATAACAACATTGCACACTATACCCATTCAGGCTCTAAGCCTTGTGTACAAGCAGGCATGGGCGAAGTGGCTATTGGTGTGTCGATGGCCTTACGCGGCGCAAAATTAAAAACCCAAGGTGCACCACTTGACGTGATCTTACCTGACGGCGGCATTGGTTGGGAATCAGAAGCGGTAGGCCTCGTTAAACCATCGGCGGCAGCAAAGCGCGTTGTTGATTGGTCCATCTCAAAACAAGCAAACGAATTATACAATGAATCTTACGCATTGGTTGGCCATAAAGACGTGAGTAAAGCCGTAACCAACTATCCAAATGTACAAGACGCGATGGTCGAAATGGACTTTGGAAAAATGGCCAATGATCGTAAAGTTGTACTACGTACATGGTCAGATAAATTTGATTCAAAATCTGAAGCGAAATAG
- a CDS encoding putative 2-aminoethylphosphonate ABC transporter permease subunit, which yields MYSTIDKNLKAPSYLQRWALTFSRDSAILASILIILTVLMGFFIVAPMFTMFAKSVQDIDGNFIGLTNFSDYFASSAMIASIVNTVTVGLITTAIVGALAFSYAYALTRTCMPFKTFFQVIGSAPILAPSLLPAISLIYLFGNQGIAKELLGGASIYGVIGITIGMTFWTFPHALMILTTALRTSDARLYEAATVLKNHPVKTFFIVTLPAAKYGVISTLILVFTLVVCDFGVPKVIGGSYNVLATDIFKQVVGQQNFAMGAVTSVLLLLPAVLAFIIDRHVQRKQQNLFDSRSVAYTPTPHKVRDNICLLFCSIIAFAIISVIGMAVYASFVTFWPWNLSLSFNNYNFSEVSTYGWSPYFNSLTLASWVAIIGTVVIFIGAYVIEKGRGFGPIRQLLQMITIIPMAVPGIVLGLGYIFFFNDINNPLNGLYATMLLLVVNTVVHYYTVGHMTALTALKQLPAEIEAISASIKMPQYKAFFVITLPICAPAIMDIAAYLFINALTTTSAVVFLYATDTIPASVSVLNMDDAGQTGSAAAMAVMILVTAATAKIVHLVAASFINKRTQAWRQ from the coding sequence ATGTATTCGACAATCGATAAAAACCTAAAGGCACCAAGTTACCTGCAACGATGGGCACTTACTTTTAGCCGTGACAGCGCTATTCTCGCCAGTATTTTAATCATATTAACGGTGTTGATGGGCTTTTTCATTGTTGCCCCTATGTTCACCATGTTTGCCAAAAGTGTCCAAGACATTGATGGTAATTTTATCGGTTTAACCAATTTCAGCGACTACTTTGCATCAAGCGCTATGATCGCATCGATTGTCAATACCGTCACTGTTGGCCTGATAACCACCGCGATTGTTGGCGCTCTCGCCTTTAGTTATGCTTATGCACTCACACGTACTTGCATGCCATTTAAAACCTTCTTTCAAGTGATCGGGTCGGCCCCCATTCTTGCCCCGTCATTATTACCCGCAATCAGCTTGATCTACCTGTTTGGTAATCAAGGCATTGCCAAAGAGTTACTCGGCGGTGCATCTATTTACGGTGTTATCGGTATTACCATAGGTATGACGTTTTGGACTTTCCCGCATGCCTTAATGATTTTAACCACTGCATTACGCACTTCCGACGCACGTTTATATGAAGCAGCAACCGTATTAAAAAATCACCCGGTGAAAACATTCTTTATCGTCACACTACCAGCCGCAAAATACGGTGTGATTAGTACATTAATTTTAGTCTTTACCTTGGTTGTCTGTGACTTTGGTGTCCCGAAAGTGATTGGCGGCAGCTATAACGTACTGGCGACGGATATTTTCAAACAAGTTGTCGGGCAGCAAAATTTCGCCATGGGTGCTGTAACCAGTGTATTGCTGTTATTACCCGCTGTGTTAGCCTTTATTATCGATCGCCATGTTCAGCGTAAACAACAAAACCTATTTGATTCACGCTCTGTTGCTTACACACCAACACCACATAAAGTGCGTGATAATATCTGTTTGTTATTTTGCAGTATCATCGCCTTTGCCATCATCTCTGTAATAGGGATGGCTGTATATGCTTCGTTTGTGACATTTTGGCCTTGGAATTTAAGTCTAAGCTTTAACAATTATAACTTTAGTGAAGTGAGCACCTATGGTTGGTCGCCTTACTTTAACTCGCTAACGCTAGCAAGTTGGGTTGCAATCATCGGTACTGTCGTCATCTTCATTGGCGCATATGTTATCGAAAAAGGCCGTGGTTTTGGACCAATACGCCAACTACTGCAAATGATCACGATTATCCCAATGGCAGTGCCAGGGATTGTATTAGGCTTAGGTTATATTTTCTTTTTCAACGATATAAACAACCCACTTAATGGCTTATATGCAACCATGTTGTTATTAGTCGTTAATACCGTCGTGCATTACTACACGGTAGGTCACATGACCGCATTAACAGCATTAAAACAGTTACCGGCAGAAATTGAAGCGATTTCAGCCTCGATTAAAATGCCGCAGTACAAAGCATTTTTTGTTATCACGCTGCCAATTTGTGCTCCTGCCATCATGGATATTGCGGCCTACTTGTTCATTAATGCCTTAACAACCACATCCGCCGTGGTATTCTTATATGCAACCGATACAATTCCAGCATCCGTTTCTGTATTAAACATGGATGATGCCGGACAAACGGGTTCCGCGGCAGCAATGGCGGTGATGATTTTAGTCACTGCGGCGACAGCAAAAATAGTTCACTTAGTGGCGGCATCATTTATCAATAAAAGAACACAGGCTTGGCGCCAGTAA
- a CDS encoding mechanosensitive ion channel family protein encodes MEYLEKLLEQAPELAAIYGTKILLALVIFTVGKYLANVMKKVTAGLLIKRNIDQTVASFISNMAWGVVFAFTVIATLSQFGVQTASLVAVIGAAGLAVGLALQGSLSNFAAGVLMVIFRPCRIGDYIEAAGVSGTVDEITIFSTRLVTPDNKVVIAPNAAIMDGTITNYSALGKRRLDLVVGVSYDADIKQTKAILTAVIKNNEFTLEDPAHTVGILELADSSVNFAVRPWVKTSDYWGAYFSMQEELKLALDAAGIAIPYPQLDLHVQGNPTPPAS; translated from the coding sequence ATGGAATATCTCGAAAAACTGCTCGAACAAGCGCCAGAGCTTGCCGCCATTTATGGTACTAAAATACTCCTCGCACTCGTTATTTTTACCGTCGGTAAATACCTTGCCAATGTAATGAAAAAAGTTACTGCGGGTTTATTGATAAAACGTAACATTGACCAAACTGTTGCTTCATTTATCAGTAATATGGCTTGGGGTGTGGTATTTGCATTCACGGTTATTGCCACGCTAAGTCAATTTGGTGTGCAAACAGCATCATTAGTAGCTGTTATTGGTGCCGCTGGTTTAGCCGTTGGTCTCGCACTGCAAGGTTCATTATCAAACTTTGCCGCAGGTGTATTAATGGTTATCTTCCGCCCTTGTCGTATCGGTGATTACATCGAAGCTGCGGGCGTATCAGGTACTGTTGATGAAATTACTATCTTCTCTACGCGTTTAGTGACACCAGATAATAAAGTGGTTATTGCACCTAATGCCGCAATCATGGATGGTACAATCACCAATTATTCAGCGTTAGGTAAACGTCGTTTAGATCTTGTGGTTGGCGTATCATATGATGCAGACATCAAGCAAACGAAAGCAATCTTAACGGCAGTAATCAAAAACAATGAATTTACCCTAGAAGATCCAGCGCACACTGTGGGTATTTTAGAATTAGCTGATTCATCAGTTAATTTTGCCGTACGTCCTTGGGTTAAAACCAGCGATTACTGGGGTGCTTATTTCAGCATGCAAGAAGAGCTTAAATTAGCGTTAGATGCTGCGGGGATTGCCATCCCTTACCCACAATTAGACTTGCATGTACAAGGCAATCCAACGCCACCAGCAAGCTAA
- the phnR gene encoding phosphonate utilization transcriptional regulator PhnR, with translation MQYLNIKNEILQQIESGLLTSGQKLPSERKLAESFNTTRVTLREALSLLESEGRVYREDRRGWFISPEPLRYDPTNTTNFHRLAQSQQRTPKTELISATMVPADNHIAQLLQIAPQTEVLKIYRVRYLDDRPVVLVTNYVLPERLPNLLSHDLSASLTDIYQQHYDTLYQRTHYRIRSSSLVADTAAPLRATSGCAAMYIERVNYDQHDNLLDCDLEYWRHDAVMIEAQATRQQ, from the coding sequence GTGCAATACCTAAATATTAAAAATGAAATTTTACAGCAAATTGAATCCGGCTTATTAACTTCTGGACAGAAGTTACCGTCAGAACGCAAGCTTGCCGAGAGTTTCAACACCACACGTGTGACGCTACGCGAAGCATTGTCTTTGTTAGAATCAGAAGGCCGCGTATATCGTGAAGACCGTCGAGGTTGGTTCATTTCCCCCGAACCATTACGTTATGATCCCACTAACACCACCAATTTTCATCGCTTAGCACAAAGTCAGCAACGCACGCCAAAAACAGAATTAATCAGCGCCACTATGGTACCTGCCGATAATCATATTGCACAGTTATTACAAATAGCACCACAGACAGAAGTACTTAAAATTTATCGCGTGCGCTATTTAGATGATCGACCCGTGGTACTCGTCACTAATTATGTATTGCCTGAACGCCTACCGAATTTACTCAGTCACGATTTATCAGCATCATTAACAGATATTTATCAACAACACTACGATACGCTTTACCAACGCACACATTACCGTATTCGTTCATCATCATTAGTTGCCGACACTGCTGCGCCATTACGGGCAACGTCAGGTTGCGCTGCGATGTACATAGAACGAGTCAATTATGATCAACACGATAATTTACTTGATTGTGATCTGGAATATTGGCGTCATGATGCAGTCATGATTGAAGCGCAAGCAACACGTCAACAATAA